In Kitasatospora gansuensis, a genomic segment contains:
- a CDS encoding MFS transporter yields MLIADLPPNARHSILWEPLWAVPGTISIYYATLYQKTAGLSTLEIGLIASLGLYLACCAQLLAGTITDRLGRKQTTLIFDLLSWSVPMFIWAFADSFWLFLLAALCSSLSRVVNLSFFLLVTEDATERQRPRIFAAIKLVVMAAGLLTPLAGIAMARYGTLPTLRWVYLLGGVSMTALFLIRNHLTTETAAGHQSAAAPRGPLLGGVARGLRMLGLACRSRQLWPVVALCLLTNLAVQINLFQVVHLADNLHYGTTAIAALPAVAAVTAFACYLGPMPRWQHRPLARSILTGLLLSTAGWLAFLTVPRGGLTVLLLSTVLTAAGPFLLESYRDALVVSAIPALDRAELSSAIQTATALVAIPSGYLAAVLYDHEPQLLFGAVAGCYGLSALAVLPLLKDQPAIATDQAASAASMTPSAP; encoded by the coding sequence ATGCTGATCGCCGACCTTCCCCCGAACGCCCGGCACTCCATCCTCTGGGAGCCGCTCTGGGCCGTCCCCGGCACCATCTCGATCTACTACGCGACGCTCTACCAGAAGACCGCCGGGCTGAGCACGCTCGAGATCGGCCTGATCGCCTCGCTCGGGCTCTATCTCGCCTGCTGCGCCCAGCTGTTGGCGGGCACCATCACCGACCGGCTCGGGCGGAAGCAGACCACGCTGATCTTCGACCTGCTCTCCTGGTCGGTCCCGATGTTCATCTGGGCCTTCGCCGACAGCTTCTGGCTCTTCCTGCTGGCCGCGCTCTGCAGCTCGCTCAGCCGGGTGGTCAACCTCTCGTTCTTCCTGCTGGTCACTGAGGACGCCACCGAGCGGCAGCGCCCCCGGATCTTCGCCGCCATCAAGCTGGTGGTGATGGCCGCCGGACTGCTCACCCCGCTGGCGGGCATCGCGATGGCCCGGTACGGCACCCTGCCCACGCTGCGCTGGGTCTACCTGCTCGGCGGGGTCAGCATGACCGCGCTGTTCCTGATCCGGAACCACCTCACCACCGAGACCGCCGCCGGGCACCAGTCCGCGGCCGCCCCGCGCGGCCCGCTGCTCGGCGGCGTCGCCCGCGGCCTGCGGATGCTCGGACTGGCCTGCCGCTCCCGGCAGTTGTGGCCGGTGGTCGCGCTCTGCCTGCTCACCAACCTGGCCGTGCAGATCAACCTCTTCCAGGTCGTCCACCTGGCCGACAACCTGCACTACGGCACCACCGCGATCGCCGCCCTCCCCGCCGTGGCCGCCGTTACCGCCTTCGCCTGCTACCTGGGCCCGATGCCCCGCTGGCAGCACCGTCCGCTGGCCCGCTCGATCCTGACCGGCCTGCTGCTGAGCACGGCCGGCTGGCTCGCCTTCCTCACGGTGCCGCGCGGCGGGCTGACGGTGCTGCTGCTCAGCACCGTGCTGACCGCCGCCGGTCCCTTCCTGCTGGAGTCCTACCGCGACGCCCTGGTGGTCAGCGCGATCCCCGCCCTCGACCGGGCGGAACTCTCCTCCGCCATCCAGACCGCCACCGCCCTGGTCGCCATCCCCTCCGGCTACCTGGCGGCCGTCCTCTACGACCACGAGCCGCAGTTGCTGTTCGGCGCGGTGGCCGGCTGTTACGGGCTCAGCGCGCTCGCGGTGCTGCCCCTGCTGAAGGATCAGCCCGCGATCGCGACCGACCAAGCCGCCTCGGCCGCCTCGATGACCCCGTCCGCCCCCTGA
- a CDS encoding glycoside hydrolase family 53 protein: MHQGLKRLLSSGAATLLLATAGAVALPTTSANAATSLTNPGFESDGSATATPTGWSTYSAAGQNASSYTEAGGHAGSYRLAHWNAAAYKVETYQYLSGLANGTYTLTAWVRSSGGQNAAYLALRNCGSTEQRTDLPPTANGGWIRLVTSIAVTGGQCTISINSDANAGNWLNVDDLTFTAGSTSVAVKGGDLSSLKKSEDKGGVYKYASGSTGDAMTVLNSNGMNYVRLKVWVNPADGYNTKAQVLAMAKRAKALGMGVLVDFHYSDHWAHPGQQDKPAAWASYSTAQLNTAVYNHTFDVLNALKAQGTTADMVQIGNEINDGMLLPTGSTSNWSALADLLKQGANAAKAVSSSTKVALHLAKGGDLAGTRTFFDNAVANGVPFDLIGLSYYAYWHGPLNDLQTTLDDAAARYGKQVFVAETAYAFTTANNDALENNFLAANVQSGYPATQAGQAANLRDVLNVVEAVPNGRGLGVFYWEPAWTAVAGNGWDPADASSGNAWENQALFDYSNKVTSAASWFKHR; encoded by the coding sequence ATGCACCAGGGACTCAAGCGCCTGCTGAGCAGCGGCGCCGCCACACTCCTGCTCGCCACCGCCGGTGCGGTCGCGCTCCCCACCACGAGCGCCAACGCCGCCACCAGCCTCACCAACCCCGGCTTCGAGTCGGACGGTTCGGCCACCGCCACCCCCACCGGCTGGTCGACCTACTCCGCCGCCGGGCAGAACGCCTCCTCCTACACCGAGGCGGGCGGCCACGCCGGTTCGTACCGGCTCGCCCACTGGAACGCCGCCGCCTACAAGGTCGAGACGTACCAGTACCTCTCCGGACTCGCCAACGGGACCTACACGCTCACCGCCTGGGTCCGCTCCAGCGGCGGGCAGAACGCCGCCTACCTCGCGCTGCGCAACTGCGGCTCCACCGAGCAGCGCACCGACCTGCCGCCCACCGCGAACGGCGGCTGGATCCGGCTGGTCACCTCGATCGCCGTCACCGGCGGCCAGTGCACCATCAGCATCAACTCCGATGCCAACGCCGGTAACTGGCTCAACGTCGACGACCTCACCTTCACCGCGGGCTCGACCTCCGTGGCGGTCAAGGGCGGCGACCTCTCCTCCCTGAAGAAGAGCGAGGACAAGGGCGGCGTCTACAAGTACGCGTCCGGCAGCACCGGTGACGCGATGACCGTCCTGAACTCCAACGGGATGAACTACGTCCGCCTCAAGGTCTGGGTGAACCCGGCCGACGGCTACAACACCAAGGCCCAGGTGCTGGCGATGGCCAAGCGGGCCAAGGCGCTCGGCATGGGCGTCCTGGTGGACTTCCACTACTCCGACCACTGGGCCCACCCCGGCCAGCAGGACAAGCCCGCCGCCTGGGCCTCGTACAGCACGGCCCAGCTCAACACCGCCGTCTACAACCACACCTTCGACGTGCTGAACGCCCTCAAGGCGCAGGGCACCACGGCGGACATGGTGCAGATCGGCAACGAGATCAACGACGGGATGCTGCTGCCGACCGGCTCCACCTCGAACTGGTCCGCCCTGGCTGACCTGCTCAAGCAGGGCGCCAACGCGGCCAAGGCGGTGAGCAGTTCGACCAAGGTCGCGCTGCACCTGGCCAAGGGCGGCGACCTGGCGGGCACCCGGACCTTCTTCGACAACGCGGTGGCCAACGGCGTGCCCTTCGACCTGATCGGGCTCTCCTACTACGCCTACTGGCACGGCCCGCTGAACGACCTGCAGACCACCCTCGACGACGCGGCCGCCCGCTACGGCAAGCAGGTCTTCGTCGCCGAGACCGCCTACGCCTTCACCACCGCCAACAACGACGCGCTGGAGAACAACTTCCTCGCGGCGAACGTGCAGAGCGGCTACCCCGCCACCCAGGCAGGCCAGGCCGCCAACCTGCGCGACGTGCTGAACGTGGTCGAGGCCGTCCCGAACGGCCGCGGCCTGGGCGTCTTCTACTGGGAGCCGGCCTGGACCGCCGTCGCGGGCAACGGCTGGGACCCGGCCGACGCGAGCTCCGGCAACGCCTGGGAGAACCAGGCACTGTTCGACTACTCCAACAAGGTGACCAGCGCCGCGAGTTGGTTCAAGCACCGCTGA
- a CDS encoding beta-galactosidase → MEHPLTWPVGLDALAFGGDYNPEQWPEEVWQQDVRLMREAGVTMVSVGIFSWALLETERGSYEFGWLDRLLDLLHENGIRVDLGTPTVVPPAWFYREHPEALPVSKDGLRYEFGGRGAICHSSPAYQEAAAGITEQLGLRYGSHPAVALWHVHNEYGVPVSACYCETSAAHFRRWLADRYQTLAELNSAWGTTFWGQQYNRWDDIRPPRTTPTAGNPAQQLDWARFTNDAILANFKRERDVLHRLSPGVPVTTNFMTALSQCESLDYWAWGREVDIVSNDHYLVAEAPRNHINLAMSADLTRSVAGGKPWLLLEHSTGAVNWQPRNLIKQPGELARNSLAHVARGSDGAMFFQWRASRFGAEKFHSAMLPHAGTDSRIWREVVALGADLGSLSAVRGSRVKADAAILWDWQSWWAQKLEWRPSEDLDARERADAWYAAAFDRHLTVDFAHPEADLSGYPLVLVPALYLMTEAASLNLQEYVAQGGTLAVSYFSGIVDEHDTVQPGPHPGALRDVLGLTVEEFAPLRAGETVRLTGGGAELTGDVWSEFVVPRGAEPVWTYADGPAAGHPAVTRHTLGDGTAWYVSSRLHGADLDTVLARACADAGLAERELPRDVELVERVGERGRYLFAINHGSAGVQIPLPGAGVELITGQPVGDRLDLPANSTRVVSI, encoded by the coding sequence ATGGAACACCCGCTGACCTGGCCCGTCGGGTTGGACGCGCTCGCCTTCGGCGGGGACTACAACCCGGAGCAGTGGCCCGAGGAGGTCTGGCAGCAGGACGTCAGGCTGATGCGCGAGGCCGGGGTCACCATGGTCAGCGTCGGGATCTTCTCCTGGGCCCTGCTGGAGACCGAGCGCGGCAGCTACGAGTTCGGCTGGCTGGACCGGCTGCTCGACCTGCTGCACGAGAACGGCATCCGGGTCGACCTCGGCACCCCCACCGTGGTCCCGCCCGCCTGGTTCTACCGCGAGCACCCCGAAGCACTGCCGGTCAGCAAGGACGGCCTGCGGTACGAGTTCGGCGGGCGCGGCGCGATCTGCCACAGCTCACCGGCCTACCAGGAGGCCGCCGCGGGCATCACCGAGCAGCTCGGCCTGCGCTACGGCAGCCACCCCGCGGTCGCGCTCTGGCACGTGCACAACGAGTACGGCGTCCCGGTCAGCGCCTGCTACTGCGAGACCTCCGCCGCCCACTTCCGGCGCTGGCTGGCCGACCGCTACCAGACCCTGGCCGAGCTCAACTCGGCCTGGGGCACCACCTTCTGGGGTCAGCAGTACAACCGCTGGGACGACATCAGGCCGCCCCGCACCACCCCCACGGCGGGCAACCCGGCGCAGCAGCTGGACTGGGCCAGGTTCACCAACGACGCCATCCTTGCCAACTTCAAGCGCGAGCGGGACGTGCTGCACCGCCTCTCGCCCGGCGTCCCGGTCACCACCAACTTCATGACCGCGCTGTCCCAGTGCGAGTCACTGGACTACTGGGCCTGGGGCCGCGAGGTGGACATCGTCTCGAACGACCACTACCTGGTCGCCGAAGCGCCCCGCAACCACATCAACCTGGCGATGTCGGCCGACCTCACCCGCTCGGTGGCCGGGGGCAAGCCCTGGCTGCTGCTCGAGCACTCCACCGGCGCGGTCAACTGGCAGCCCCGCAACCTGATCAAGCAGCCCGGCGAGCTGGCCAGGAACAGCCTGGCGCACGTCGCCCGCGGCTCGGACGGCGCGATGTTCTTCCAGTGGCGGGCCTCCCGCTTCGGCGCCGAGAAGTTCCACTCCGCGATGCTGCCGCACGCCGGCACCGACAGCCGGATCTGGCGCGAGGTGGTCGCACTCGGCGCCGACCTGGGCTCGCTGAGCGCCGTCCGGGGCAGCCGGGTCAAGGCCGACGCGGCGATCCTCTGGGACTGGCAGTCCTGGTGGGCGCAGAAGCTGGAGTGGCGGCCCAGCGAGGACCTGGACGCCCGCGAGCGGGCCGACGCCTGGTACGCCGCCGCTTTCGACCGGCACCTGACGGTCGACTTCGCGCACCCCGAGGCCGACCTCAGCGGCTACCCGCTGGTGCTGGTCCCGGCGCTGTACCTGATGACCGAGGCCGCCTCGCTCAACCTGCAGGAGTACGTGGCCCAGGGCGGCACGCTGGCGGTCTCCTACTTCTCCGGCATCGTGGACGAGCACGACACCGTCCAGCCGGGCCCGCACCCGGGCGCGCTGCGCGACGTACTCGGCCTCACGGTCGAGGAGTTCGCACCGCTGCGGGCCGGCGAGACCGTCCGACTGACCGGCGGCGGCGCGGAGTTGACCGGCGACGTGTGGTCCGAGTTCGTCGTCCCGCGCGGCGCCGAACCGGTCTGGACGTACGCCGACGGCCCCGCCGCCGGGCACCCTGCGGTCACCCGGCACACGCTCGGGGACGGCACCGCCTGGTACGTCTCCAGCCGGCTGCACGGCGCCGACCTGGACACCGTGCTGGCCCGGGCCTGCGCCGACGCGGGCCTGGCCGAGCGTGAACTCCCGCGCGACGTCGAGCTGGTGGAGCGGGTGGGCGAGCGAGGTCGCTACCTGTTCGCGATCAACCACGGCTCGGCCGGGGTGCAGATCCCGCTGCCGGGGGCGGGCGTCGAACTGATCACCGGCCAGCCGGTCGGTGACCGGCTCGACCTGCCCGCCAACTCCACCCGCGTGGTCAGCATCTGA